One genomic window of Parasteatoda tepidariorum isolate YZ-2023 chromosome 9, CAS_Ptep_4.0, whole genome shotgun sequence includes the following:
- the LOC122269436 gene encoding cilia- and flagella-associated protein 58-like: MEAENLQTHYTTAMETLQNLIKDASSTKQRKTLEEVQKAICRAMENDRKMVTHCRKLKSEIASNSSKIKAAVQLSEEDKTTIDTLKEELDKAWLFIKELKSDNRRVSKLQSDSPLVLNDHSSDDSTSQYEIQRMKNERKTMLCEVHKLKTCLEKETQTVTRLQGENSMLLQKIENTKNFLNERARMKLQLESNAKQMQTMEVDLEAKKRENVRLSQENEKFKLQVFELEEKLVNKEKLWTEQSSVNYTESDDKEQFECNAAELSDTQIKMDKKLTATKWEKKFRKLQNRFKKINQLYKVSKSNVIQFNVSFQKMTRVLNGTKAENVRLRQESSDKTREIEALKSQKDELLSESSKLSLATKLLEELRDKYVSNIGKLEDERHILREKLAKIESCKYLDTIGNLKTELASMEADLQSERISVTQFKTDLMKTKNELQEINEIQKENEETVAKILYEIDNECSKILKSKNLREGSQMNLNPSIQKLEQNVLIIIEYLNELAQINKKLTDEVNKSKKKGFSKHKKSKHSLDEIYPKSEDIQNSKCSLDEIYPKSEDIQNSKCSLDEIYPKSEDVQYSKHSLDEIYPKSEDLQSNASSVCENDEADDVIEGAGAEKINVLTNSHIVPQTELSVYLLGNLEQFQKEKELKPGFGRVCDTTPSNEEIFADDSESSECEFSLHTSKEDSSSKSYPSVGTSVSEFDNNRLFFESGELGESESDQFTEKKSNFADVDFGKNFLDLDGLRKFKDLQIVRHASSKKKQTGSGRFRKSKDSEIIKEISSKKKVDTDSFKRSKDLPKLLKDSLRKQADVVSINEVVDNTRLKAFRNMYENKTHKKKLNNLFLSLKKV, from the coding sequence ATGGAAGCAGAAAATTTACAAACTCATTACACAACTGCCATGGAGactcttcaaaatttaataaaagacgCAAGCTCCACCAAGCAACGGAAAACTCTGGAAGAAGTTCAAAAAGCCATTTGTCGTGCAATGGAGAATGATAGGAAAATGGTTACTCATTGTCGGAAATTGAAGTCAGAGATAGCGTcgaattcttcaaaaattaaagctgCTGTTCAGCTGTCCGAAGAGGACAAAACGACGATAGATACCTTAAAGGAAGAGTTAGATAAAGCGTGGCTTTTTATAAAAGAACTGAAATCAGATAACAGAAGAGTGTCTAAGCTGCAAAGCGATTCTCCATTGGTGTTAAACGATCATTCATCAGATGATTCCACGTCTCAGTATGAAATACAACGAATGAAAAACGAACGAAAGACAATGCTTTGTGaggtacataaattaaaaacttgtctCGAAAAAGAAACACAAACTGTGACTCGTCTACAGGGAGAGAATTCTATGCTGCTGCAAAAAATAgagaacacaaaaaattttctgaatgaaaGAGCTCGGATGAAGTTGCAACTTGAGTCAAATGCAAAACAAATGCAAACGATGGAAGTAGATTTAGAGGCAAAGAAGAGAGAAAACGTGAGACTCTCTCAGGAGAATGAGAAGTTCAAGTTGCAAGTTTTCGAATTAGAGGAAAAATTAGTCAACAAAGAAAAACTATGGACCGAACAATCTTCTGTCAACTATACAGAAAGCGATGATAAAGAGCAATTCGAATGCAATGCCGCAGAATTGAGTGATACACAGATTAAAATGGACAAGAAACTAACGGCTACGAAATGGgagaagaaatttagaaaattacaaaatcgttttaaaaagattaaccAATTGTATAAAGTCAGTAAATCTAATGTAATCCAATTCAACGTCAGCTTTCAAAAAATGACGCGAGTGTTGAATGGTACCAAGGCAGAAAATGTTCGATTGCGTCAAGAATCATCGGATAAAACGCGAGAAATTGAAGCACTTAAGAGTCAAAAAGATGAACTACTAAGTGAAAGTAGCAAACTGTCTCTTGCTACGAAGTTGCTGGAGGAGTTAAGAGACAAGTACGTTAGTAATATTGGAAAACTAGAAGATGAACGGCATATTTTGAGGGAGAAGTTAGCAAAAATTGAATCTTGCAAGTATTTAGATACCATCGGAAATTTAAAAACGGAATTAGCCTCTATGGAAGCAGACTTGCAGTCTGAACGAATATCTGTTACTCAATTTAAGACGGatctaatgaaaacaaaaaatgaactcCAAGAAATTAATGagattcaaaaagaaaatgaagaaactgTAGCAAAAATACTTTATGAGATTGATAACGAATgttctaaaattctaaaaagtaaaaatttaagagagGGCTCgcaaatgaatttaaatccTTCCATCCAAAAATTAGAACAGAATGTTTTGATTATAATTGAGTATTTAAATGAATTGgctcaaattaataaaaaactgactGATGAAGTTAATAAGTCGAAAAAGAAGggtttttcaaaacataagaAAAGTAAACACTCGTTAGATGAAATATACCCGAAATCAGAAGACATTCAGAACAGTAAATGCTCGTTAGATGAAATATACCCGAAATCAGAAGATATTCAGAACAGTAAATGCTCGTTAGATGAAATATACCCGAAATCAGAAGACGTTCAGTACAGTAAACACTCGTTAGATGAAATATACCCAAAATCAGAAGACCTTCAGTCAAATGCGTCTTCAGTTTGTGAGAATGATGAAGCAGATGATGTCATAGAAGGTGCCGGAGCGGAGAAAATCAATGTATTGACGAATTCACACATTGTTCCCCAAACTGAATTAAGTGTTTATTTACTGGGTAATTTGGAACAATTCCAGAAGGAAAAAGAACTGAAACCAGGTTTTGGGCGAGTTTGTGATACAACGCCATcgaatgaagaaatatttgctGATGATTCCGAGAGCAGTGAATGTGAGTTTTCGTTACACACAAGCAAAGAAGACTCTTCATCGAAAAGTTATCCTTCGGTTGGAACATCGGTCTCCGAATTCGACAACAACAGATTATTCTTCGAGAGTGGTGAGTTAGGTGAAAGCGAGAGTGATCAGTttactgaaaagaaaagtaattttgctGATGTGGACTTCGGAAAAAATTTCCTAGATTTAGAtggtttaagaaaatttaaagacttgCAGATTGTAAGACATGCTAGTTCGAAAAAGAAGCAAACAGGTTCAGGTAGATTCAGGAAATCGAAAGATTCtgagattataaaagaaattagttcGAAGAAAAAAGTAGATACAGATAGTTTCAAGAGATCAAAAGATTTACCGAAATTATTAAAGGATAGTTTGAGGAAGCAAGCGGACGTTGTCTCTATTAATGAAGTGGTGGATAATACAAGATTGAAAGCATTCAGAAATATGTACGAAAATAAgacacataaaaagaaattgaacaatttatttctcagccttaaaaaagtttaa
- the LOC139426429 gene encoding protein FAM200C-like, with product MATDVESKLIKFLKEGKFALQIDESTVIDSKAVLACVRFINESKEINEERLFTRTLITDTKGSSIFKLVKDYFEVKEIPLTNVSACATDGAPTMSGCHTWFLGHLKKEVPEVISPFIMSFIVNFWLRKIGYFWHQ from the coding sequence ATGGCCACCGATGTTGAATCAAAACTTatcaaatttctgaaagaaggTAAATTTGCGTTGCAGATTGATGAATCAACTGTGATAGATAGCAAAGCTGTTTTAGCTTGCGTGAGATTCATAAATGAGAGTAAGGAGATTAACGAGGAAAGGTTGTTTACAAGAACTTTGATCACAGATACAAAGGGATCgtcgatttttaaattggtcaaagattattttgaggTAAAAGAAATTCCCCTCACAAATGTAAGTGCTTGTGCAACAGATGGTGCTCCAACCATGTCTGGTTGTCATACTTGGTTTCTGGGCCaccttaaaaaagaagtacCGGAAGTTATCTCACCATTCATTATGTCATTCATCGTCAACTTTTGGCTGCGAAAAATTGGTTATTTctggcatcaataa
- the LOC107436493 gene encoding large ribosomal subunit protein eL27: protein MGKIMKIGKVVLILNGRYAGRKAVVVKHHLRVNRSFCSFQYFLLCSKTCCNTLRAFLTSIEDDTDEFMSDSSISESDFSPDVCRMPRYMVDIQFDKSIVNKEVLKDPAKRRKARRDVKSKFEERYKTGKSRWFFQKLRF from the exons ATgggtaaaattatgaaaataggaAAAGTTGTGCTTATTCTAAACGGACGATATGCCGGCAGAAAAGCTGTTGTTGTCAAA caTCATTTGAGAGTTAATAGaagtttttgtagttttcagTATTTCCTCCTTTGTTCTAAAACTTGCTGCAATACCTTACGTGCTTTTCTGACTTCCATTGAAGATGACACTGATGAGTTTATGTCTGATTCCTCTATTTCAGAATCGGATTTTTCTCCTGATGTTTGCAG aatgccTAGGTATATGGTAGATATTCAATTTGATAAGAGTATAGTTAACAAGGAGGTGTTGAAAGACCCAGCAAAGAGGCGAAAAGCAAGGCGAGATGTCAagtcaaaatttgaagaaag gtaCAAGACTGGCAAGAGCAGGTGGTTTTTCCAAAAGCTAAGATTTTAA